The [Eubacterium] siraeum genome contains a region encoding:
- a CDS encoding flavin reductase translates to MKEISVEELKLNPSTLIGKEWALLTAGNKDGYNTMTVSWGQMGELWNKPTTVVYIRPQRYTKEFVDKSDYYTLSFLPDGHRDAQSYLGSHSGRDEDKLAKTDLTGTATDDYAYIEQAKLVLVCKKLYRQPMTPDSFIDKSLIEKCYAAGDFHEMYVGEIVKVLVSK, encoded by the coding sequence ATGAAAGAAATATCGGTAGAAGAACTGAAATTAAATCCCTCCACGCTTATCGGCAAGGAGTGGGCATTGCTCACGGCTGGAAACAAGGACGGCTATAATACAATGACAGTAAGCTGGGGACAGATGGGCGAGCTGTGGAACAAGCCCACAACGGTAGTCTATATCCGTCCTCAGAGATACACAAAGGAATTTGTTGACAAGAGCGATTATTACACATTGTCATTCCTCCCCGACGGACACAGGGATGCGCAGAGCTATCTCGGCTCGCATTCGGGCAGAGATGAGGATAAGCTTGCAAAGACCGACCTTACAGGCACTGCAACGGACGATTACGCTTATATAGAGCAGGCAAAGCTTGTGCTTGTCTGCAAGAAGCTGTACAGACAGCCCATGACGCCCGATTCTTTTATAGACAAGTCGCTTATTGAAAAGTGCTATGCCGCAGGCGATTTTCACGAGATGTATGTCGGCGAGATAGTTAAAGTGCTTGTAAGCAAATAA
- a CDS encoding amino acid ABC transporter permease — MDLNAIAEYLPLFGEAALLTVKLGVLGIIFSIIIGLICAVVQYYKVPVIRRIVSVYIEISRNTPLLVQLFFIYYGLPKVGIPTDAETCGIAGLAFLGGSYMAEAFRSGLESVDKIQTESAYSLGMNKMQAMRYVILPQAMSVSIPAFVANVIFLMKETSVFSAISLLDLMFMAKDLMGMYNDTTEALCLLVGFYLIILLPISIVGTIVERRVRRAGFGG, encoded by the coding sequence ATGGATCTTAACGCTATCGCTGAGTACCTGCCGCTGTTCGGGGAAGCCGCACTGCTGACTGTAAAGCTCGGTGTTCTTGGTATAATATTCTCGATCATCATAGGGCTTATATGTGCAGTGGTTCAGTACTACAAGGTACCGGTTATCCGCCGTATAGTTTCCGTCTACATTGAAATAAGCCGCAATACACCGCTTTTAGTACAGCTTTTTTTCATCTATTACGGACTGCCTAAAGTCGGCATACCGACCGACGCCGAAACCTGCGGTATCGCAGGACTTGCCTTCCTCGGAGGAAGCTACATGGCGGAGGCTTTCAGAAGCGGACTTGAATCGGTAGACAAGATACAGACAGAAAGCGCCTATTCTCTCGGAATGAACAAAATGCAGGCAATGCGTTATGTGATACTTCCGCAGGCAATGTCGGTAAGTATACCGGCATTTGTCGCAAACGTGATATTTCTTATGAAGGAAACAAGCGTGTTCAGTGCGATAAGCCTGCTTGACCTTATGTTTATGGCTAAGGATCTTATGGGAATGTACAACGATACCACCGAGGCTCTGTGCCTGCTGGTCGGCTTCTATCTCATAATACTTCTTCCGATCTCAATCGTCGGAACGATAGTTGAAAGGAGGGTGCGCCGTGCAGGATTTGGCGGTTAA
- a CDS encoding GNAT family N-acetyltransferase, producing MNADFRINGKVIETERLILRPFRQTDLEDFYEYASVEGVGEMAGWKHHESIAESQSIMNSFISNDKVFAICLKENNKVIGTVGIEKYGLEDALTEFKDYYGRELGYVLSKDYWRNGLVPEAVNAVIDYLFNELDYDFLLCGYYNFNERSKRVQEKCGFKPYRSLAMTTQMGTKEQGTLMLLMNPKKNIKLVFSHRETLIFE from the coding sequence ATGAACGCTGATTTCAGAATAAACGGAAAAGTGATAGAAACAGAAAGGCTCATTCTTAGACCATTCAGACAAACCGATTTGGAAGATTTTTATGAATATGCGTCCGTCGAAGGCGTTGGTGAGATGGCAGGCTGGAAACACCATGAAAGTATTGCCGAATCTCAGAGTATTATGAATTCATTTATCAGCAATGATAAAGTATTTGCAATTTGCTTGAAGGAAAACAATAAAGTAATCGGTACTGTTGGCATAGAAAAGTATGGGTTAGAAGATGCTTTAACAGAATTCAAGGATTACTACGGCAGAGAATTAGGTTATGTTTTGAGTAAAGACTATTGGAGAAACGGGCTTGTACCCGAAGCTGTAAATGCAGTAATAGATTATTTGTTCAATGAATTGGATTATGATTTTCTGCTTTGCGGTTATTATAACTTTAATGAACGCTCTAAACGAGTTCAGGAAAAATGCGGCTTTAAACCATATCGTTCTTTGGCTATGACAACACAAATGGGAACAAAAGAACAAGGTACTTTAATGTTGTTGATGAATCCAAAGAAAAATATCAAATTGGTTTTTTCTCATCGGGAAACTTTAATCTTCGAATAA
- a CDS encoding amino acid ABC transporter permease: MQDLAVNLGIDVLFKGTNFIRLLGGLWTALWISLVSVAISIPLGIGMGVLMTKKNRILKAVLRVYLEFIRIMPQLVLLFIMFFGTTRAFGWDLSGEAASIIVFVLWGTAEMGDLVRGALISIPKHQYESSEALGLTNAQTYLYVIIPQTIRRLIPLSINLITRMIKTTSLILMIGVVEVLKVAQQIIEANRMTSPNGAFGVYLTVFLLYFIACWPISMLAKYLEKKWS; the protein is encoded by the coding sequence GTGCAGGATTTGGCGGTTAATCTCGGAATAGACGTTCTGTTCAAGGGTACAAACTTCATAAGACTTCTCGGAGGACTGTGGACGGCGCTCTGGATAAGCCTTGTATCGGTTGCGATAAGCATACCGCTCGGTATCGGAATGGGCGTACTTATGACAAAGAAGAACAGGATATTGAAAGCCGTTCTTCGTGTGTATCTTGAATTTATAAGAATAATGCCGCAGCTCGTGCTTCTTTTCATAATGTTCTTCGGAACGACAAGGGCTTTCGGCTGGGATCTTTCGGGCGAAGCGGCCTCTATAATAGTATTCGTATTATGGGGTACTGCCGAAATGGGCGACCTTGTGCGAGGCGCACTTATCTCAATACCGAAGCATCAGTATGAAAGCAGTGAGGCTCTCGGACTGACGAACGCACAGACTTATCTTTATGTTATCATACCGCAGACGATAAGACGGCTCATACCGCTTTCGATAAATCTGATAACAAGAATGATAAAGACGACAAGCCTTATCCTTATGATAGGCGTTGTAGAGGTTCTGAAGGTCGCACAGCAGATAATAGAAGCTAACAGAATGACAAGTCCGAATGGTGCATTCGGAGTGTATCTGACGGTATTCCTGCTATACTTCATCGCCTGCTGGCCGATAAGTATGCTTGCGAAATACCTTGAAAAGAAATGGAGCTAA
- a CDS encoding transporter substrate-binding domain-containing protein: MKKLNFKKLIALGLTAAAAVASFTACGTNATSGGSDGNTGSKVYRTLDEIKASGKINIGVFSDKNPFGYVDENGEYQGYDIYFANRLGKDLGVEINYVSTEAANRVEYLETGKVDIILANFTVTEERAEKVDFALPYMNVALGVVSPDSNVITSLDNWKAEDRMIVISGTTAELYLTKNYPDIKLQKYDSYATAKSAIENGNGVAWANDNTEVIAFAKQNKGYTVGIDSLGSQDTIAPAVSKGNETLLNWINDEIKTLGKENFFHADYDATLTDTYGADYKETLVVEGGEVKKS; encoded by the coding sequence ATGAAAAAGTTAAACTTCAAGAAGCTGATAGCACTCGGTCTTACGGCAGCTGCGGCAGTAGCTTCATTCACAGCGTGCGGCACAAACGCAACAAGCGGCGGCAGTGACGGCAACACAGGCTCGAAGGTTTACCGCACACTTGACGAGATAAAGGCAAGCGGTAAGATAAACATCGGTGTATTCTCAGACAAGAACCCCTTCGGCTATGTTGACGAGAACGGCGAATATCAGGGCTATGACATTTATTTTGCAAACAGACTCGGCAAGGATTTAGGTGTTGAGATAAACTATGTTTCGACAGAAGCCGCTAACCGTGTTGAATACCTTGAAACAGGCAAGGTTGATATTATCCTTGCAAACTTCACTGTAACGGAAGAAAGAGCGGAAAAGGTTGACTTTGCACTTCCTTACATGAACGTTGCACTCGGCGTTGTTTCACCCGACAGCAATGTTATCACATCGCTTGACAACTGGAAGGCTGAGGACAGGATGATCGTTATCTCGGGTACAACGGCTGAGCTTTATCTCACAAAGAACTACCCCGACATCAAGCTCCAGAAGTATGATTCTTATGCTACGGCAAAGAGCGCTATCGAAAACGGCAACGGTGTTGCGTGGGCTAACGACAACACAGAGGTTATCGCATTTGCAAAGCAGAACAAGGGCTATACTGTAGGCATTGACTCACTCGGCAGCCAGGATACTATCGCTCCCGCAGTTTCAAAGGGCAACGAAACGCTCCTTAACTGGATAAACGATGAAATCAAGACACTCGGCAAGGAAAACTTCTTCCACGCAGACTATGACGCTACTCTTACAGACACATACGGTGCAGACTACAAGGAAACACTCGTTGTAGAGGGCGGCGAAGTAAAGAAAAGCTGA
- a CDS encoding amino acid ABC transporter ATP-binding protein codes for MADALLTIDNVVKRFDDTTILDGISFSVKKSEVIVIVGPSGCGKSTLLRCINALEPIQEGSITLDGDVIERNSKTLPLLRQRIGMVFQSYDLFPHLTVLDNILLAPCKVQKRDKEEVKQEAMSLLERVGLKEKAKSYPRELSGGQKQRVAIVRALCMHPEILLFDEVTAALDPEMVREVLDVMLDLAKQGRTMLIVTHEMQFARAIADRIIFLDNGKIVEEATPDEFFDNPKTERAKQFLNTFEFDSVRAKKELAE; via the coding sequence ATGGCAGATGCATTATTAACAATAGACAACGTTGTAAAGCGTTTTGATGACACAACGATACTTGACGGTATCAGCTTTTCCGTAAAAAAGAGCGAGGTCATAGTAATAGTAGGGCCGAGCGGCTGCGGAAAGTCAACTCTCCTGCGCTGTATAAACGCACTTGAGCCGATACAGGAAGGCAGTATAACGCTTGACGGCGATGTAATCGAAAGAAACAGCAAGACGCTTCCTCTTTTAAGACAGCGTATAGGAATGGTATTCCAGAGCTATGACCTGTTCCCTCACCTGACGGTGCTTGACAATATTCTTCTAGCACCGTGCAAGGTACAGAAAAGGGATAAAGAAGAGGTAAAGCAGGAAGCAATGTCACTGCTCGAAAGAGTGGGACTAAAAGAAAAGGCTAAAAGCTACCCCAGAGAGCTTTCCGGCGGTCAGAAGCAGCGTGTGGCTATCGTCCGTGCGCTTTGTATGCACCCTGAAATACTGCTCTTTGACGAGGTAACTGCGGCACTCGATCCCGAAATGGTCCGTGAGGTACTTGACGTTATGCTCGATCTTGCAAAGCAGGGTCGCACAATGCTGATAGTAACACACGAAATGCAGTTTGCAAGAGCGATAGCAGACAGAATAATCTTCCTCGACAACGGAAAGATCGTGGAAGAAGCAACGCCCGATGAGTTCTTTGATAACCCTAAGACAGAAAGGGCAAAACAATTCCTTAACACATTTGAGTTTGACTCGGTAAGAGCAAAGAAAGAACTCGCAGAATAA
- a CDS encoding amidohydrolase, whose protein sequence is MNTLFKGITAILPDEESGFSAKVCDIAVSDSVISYIGDDAVKNGFVPDRTIDGRDKLITAGLVNSHTHSYMSLFRNSADDLMFHTWLFDRIMPMEDKLTAEDMYYGTQLACLEMIKTGTTAFLDMNIARDCITRAISESGLKATISRGLVGNGRDDEGGKTRIEDTLYDMRTYGDNKRLKFMMGPHAIYTTDRGYLELVMEKAAEYGLGINIHLSESVKEIEDSIAQNGCSPVKYLDDMGMFKFHTVAAHCVQLSDEDIDILAERGVYAATNPISNAKLGNGFARIPDMLDKGVKLCIGTDSAGSNNTLNMFSDMNFICLAHKGNCRSATAVSARQALKMATETGAKALGFDNTGILKEGYAADLTVMDMKYPSLQPVNDPVAAMCYSASGYEVESVMVDGEFLMENREIKGMDEERIYFECNKAMKRIDG, encoded by the coding sequence ATGAATACATTATTTAAAGGGATAACCGCAATTCTTCCTGACGAAGAAAGCGGATTTTCCGCAAAGGTATGCGATATTGCGGTAAGCGACAGCGTTATCTCCTATATCGGTGACGATGCAGTAAAAAACGGCTTTGTTCCGGACAGGACTATTGACGGCAGGGACAAGCTCATTACAGCAGGGCTTGTAAACAGCCACACGCACAGCTATATGTCGCTGTTCAGAAACAGTGCGGACGACCTTATGTTCCACACCTGGCTGTTCGACAGGATAATGCCGATGGAGGACAAGCTGACCGCCGAGGATATGTACTACGGCACACAGCTTGCCTGCCTTGAGATGATAAAGACGGGTACAACGGCTTTTCTGGATATGAATATCGCCCGTGACTGCATTACAAGAGCGATAAGCGAAAGCGGTCTGAAAGCGACAATATCAAGAGGTCTTGTAGGAAACGGCAGAGATGACGAGGGCGGAAAGACAAGAATTGAGGATACGCTGTACGATATGCGTACCTACGGCGACAACAAGCGTCTTAAATTCATGATGGGCCCTCACGCTATCTATACTACCGACAGGGGCTATCTTGAGCTTGTAATGGAGAAAGCCGCAGAATACGGCCTCGGCATAAACATTCACCTTTCCGAATCGGTAAAGGAAATTGAGGACAGCATAGCGCAGAACGGCTGTTCGCCTGTCAAGTATCTTGATGATATGGGAATGTTCAAGTTCCATACGGTTGCCGCTCACTGCGTACAGCTATCCGACGAAGATATTGATATTCTCGCTGAAAGAGGCGTATATGCCGCTACCAATCCTATCAGCAATGCAAAGCTCGGAAACGGCTTTGCAAGAATACCCGATATGCTCGACAAGGGCGTTAAGCTGTGTATCGGCACTGACAGCGCAGGAAGCAACAATACGCTGAATATGTTCAGCGATATGAACTTCATCTGCCTTGCACACAAGGGTAACTGCCGCAGTGCTACAGCGGTTTCGGCACGTCAGGCACTGAAAATGGCTACCGAAACGGGCGCTAAGGCTTTAGGCTTTGACAACACGGGAATACTTAAAGAAGGCTATGCGGCTGACCTTACCGTAATGGATATGAAATATCCCTCGCTCCAGCCTGTGAACGATCCTGTTGCGGCTATGTGCTACAGTGCGAGCGGATATGAGGTTGAAAGCGTTATGGTTGACGGTGAGTTCTTAATGGAAAACCGTGAGATAAAGGGAATGGACGAGGAACGCATTTACTTTGAATGCAATAAAGCAATGAAAAGAATAGACGGTTAA
- a CDS encoding adenylate kinase: MKRTVVIGCSGSGKSVFSRKLRDATELSLYYLDMIWHKPDGTNISREEFDKQLDSIISRDSWIIDGNYQRTLETRIKACDTVFLFDLPTEICIEGALSRIGKKREDMPWFENELDPEFRQWIESFRANQLPEVYRLLEKYKNNREIVVFRTREQADKFIEKLV; the protein is encoded by the coding sequence GTGAAAAGGACAGTGGTAATAGGCTGTTCGGGTTCGGGTAAAAGCGTGTTTTCGAGAAAGCTCCGTGACGCAACAGAATTATCGCTGTACTATCTTGATATGATATGGCATAAGCCCGACGGCACGAACATTTCACGGGAAGAATTTGACAAACAGCTCGACAGCATAATATCCCGTGACAGCTGGATAATAGACGGTAACTATCAGCGCACTCTTGAAACAAGGATAAAGGCTTGTGACACAGTGTTTCTGTTTGACTTGCCGACTGAAATCTGCATTGAGGGCGCATTGTCACGCATAGGCAAAAAGCGTGAGGATATGCCGTGGTTTGAAAATGAGCTTGACCCTGAGTTCAGACAATGGATAGAAAGCTTCAGGGCAAATCAGCTCCCCGAAGTATACAGACTGCTTGAGAAATACAAAAACAACAGGGAGATAGTTGTTTTTCGCACAAGAGAGCAGGCGGATAAGTTTATTGAAAAACTCGTATAA
- a CDS encoding DUF3795 domain-containing protein: MSNYGSCGIDCDSCRFKTEQNCTGCHVHKGQPFWGTCEIYACAASQVLPHCGKCGDFPCEKLIEAHKGENPDGNGIEIDNLRKL, translated from the coding sequence ATGTCAAATTATGGCAGTTGCGGTATCGATTGTGATTCTTGTAGATTTAAAACAGAGCAAAATTGTACGGGATGCCACGTGCATAAGGGACAGCCATTTTGGGGCACTTGTGAGATTTATGCATGTGCTGCAAGCCAAGTTCTACCTCATTGTGGAAAGTGTGGTGATTTCCCTTGTGAAAAACTGATAGAGGCACACAAGGGAGAAAATCCAGATGGAAATGGCATTGAAATTGATAATCTGAGAAAGCTTTAA
- a CDS encoding peptidase E translates to MKLFLCSHFSSVGSLIKEEIENKKVAFIPTASLREGYTGYVGSARKLFKKLGAIVTEIDISTETYSTIQSVFEDADVIYFTGGNSFFLIDQLRKTGTDELLKKELVKGKLMIGESTGAIICAPSIQYIEQMDEKPEDYSQEDAGLDLIDFYVLPHYLTAPFKKVTEKIMTEFSDLNLCPINNRQGIVIDGEGSKVICKD, encoded by the coding sequence ATGAAACTGTTTTTATGTTCGCACTTTTCAAGTGTAGGAAGTCTGATAAAGGAAGAAATTGAAAATAAAAAAGTCGCATTTATTCCAACAGCTTCGCTGCGTGAAGGCTACACCGGTTATGTCGGCTCGGCTCGAAAATTATTCAAAAAGTTGGGGGCAATCGTAACTGAAATTGATATTTCAACGGAGACTTATTCAACGATACAGTCTGTTTTTGAAGATGCGGATGTGATATATTTTACCGGCGGAAATTCTTTTTTCCTTATAGACCAGCTCCGTAAAACGGGAACGGATGAGCTGTTGAAGAAAGAATTGGTAAAGGGAAAACTGATGATTGGTGAATCGACAGGTGCGATTATATGCGCTCCAAGCATCCAATATATTGAGCAAATGGATGAAAAGCCGGAGGACTACTCACAAGAAGATGCAGGGCTTGATTTGATTGATTTCTATGTTCTTCCGCATTATCTTACAGCACCATTTAAGAAAGTTACCGAGAAAATAATGACTGAGTTTTCGGATTTGAATCTATGCCCAATTAACAACCGTCAGGGAATTGTAATTGATGGTGAAGGTTCAAAGGTTATTTGCAAAGACTAA
- a CDS encoding GNAT family N-acetyltransferase, translating to MNKEYTIRDLYEIHCEAMPRYPLAYERFRDILHRDNSQIFTAESSETIIGFVVVNGNSVVILCVKKEYRHSGYGKHLLIMAEGFISASYDEVVLGGGGLFQGVPCDEGEESSVPFFEKRGYNADFTSVNMGLTLNEKSVQKLKEIPRPDGVTYRFADDNDREKLLAAVKDAQADWLPIFEENKDAPVLLAVCGDEIAGFEMVEEYGGMFFSDNEKHGMIGCVGVTHKYRRRGIGLAMTAEGSLSLYEKNCKDIQLLYVERVAWYNKLGYEVTSRQWMGRKKIKDIIF from the coding sequence ATGAACAAAGAATACACGATCCGTGATCTGTACGAGATTCACTGTGAAGCGATGCCCCGCTATCCGCTGGCATATGAGCGGTTCAGGGATATTCTGCACAGAGATAACTCACAGATATTCACTGCGGAAAGCAGCGAAACGATTATCGGTTTTGTCGTAGTGAACGGTAATTCCGTAGTTATCCTGTGCGTGAAAAAAGAGTACAGACACAGCGGTTACGGAAAACATCTGCTTATAATGGCAGAGGGGTTTATTTCCGCAAGTTACGATGAAGTTGTTCTCGGCGGGGGCGGATTATTCCAAGGTGTGCCGTGTGACGAGGGCGAAGAGAGCAGTGTCCCGTTCTTTGAAAAAAGAGGTTACAATGCAGACTTTACATCAGTCAATATGGGACTTACCCTGAATGAAAAATCAGTGCAGAAGCTGAAAGAAATTCCCCGCCCCGACGGAGTTACATACCGCTTTGCAGATGATAACGACAGAGAAAAGCTCTTAGCCGCCGTCAAGGACGCTCAGGCAGATTGGCTACCGATATTCGAGGAGAACAAGGACGCTCCCGTTCTGCTTGCCGTCTGCGGTGACGAGATCGCCGGCTTTGAGATGGTCGAGGAGTACGGCGGAATGTTCTTTTCCGACAATGAAAAGCACGGTATGATAGGCTGTGTCGGCGTTACTCATAAATACCGCAGACGAGGAATAGGACTTGCTATGACAGCCGAGGGCAGTCTGTCGCTTTATGAAAAGAACTGCAAGGATATTCAGCTTTTATATGTCGAGCGTGTAGCGTGGTACAATAAGCTCGGCTATGAAGTAACAAGCAGGCAGTGGATGGGTAGGAAAAAAATTAAGGATATTATATTCTGA
- a CDS encoding adenosylhomocysteinase, with amino-acid sequence MSIIRDESLWESGETKINWVKANMPLLRGIEEEFAVSKPFAGLKVALSVHLEAKTAYLCRVMAAGGAEMYITGSNPLSTQDDVAAALVHSGLNVFAWHGATAEEYHAHTAEVIKIAPNVIIDDGGDLVNLIHNEYPDLIPNVIGGCEETTTGIIRLVAMDKAKQLKFPMMLVNDADCKHLFDNRYGTGQSVWDGINRTTNLIVAGKNVVVAGYGWCGKGVAMRAKGLGASVIVTEINPIKAMEAVMDGFKVMPMVEAAKIGDFFVTVTGCNDVIGEKAFLNMKDGAILSNAGHFDVEVNVAKLKEMAVETGVARNNIQYYKLANGNRINVIAEGRLVNLAAGDGHPAEIMDMSFAIQALSAAYLVKNKDKLKAGEKMTVNVPAEVDKEVAERKLRYWGITIDKLTEEQEKYLGSWEV; translated from the coding sequence ATGAGCATTATTAGAGATGAGAGCCTGTGGGAAAGCGGCGAAACAAAGATAAACTGGGTAAAGGCGAATATGCCGTTACTGCGTGGAATTGAAGAAGAATTTGCGGTATCAAAGCCGTTTGCGGGGCTGAAAGTTGCGCTTTCGGTACACCTTGAAGCAAAGACAGCTTACCTTTGTCGTGTAATGGCGGCAGGCGGCGCAGAGATGTATATCACGGGCAGTAACCCACTGTCAACGCAAGACGATGTTGCGGCGGCGCTTGTACACAGCGGACTTAACGTATTTGCGTGGCACGGTGCTACTGCGGAGGAATATCACGCACATACGGCGGAGGTTATCAAGATCGCTCCCAATGTCATCATTGATGACGGCGGCGACCTTGTAAACCTTATCCACAATGAATATCCCGACCTTATCCCGAACGTTATCGGCGGCTGTGAAGAAACCACAACGGGAATTATCCGCCTTGTAGCTATGGATAAGGCTAAACAGCTCAAGTTCCCGATGATGCTTGTAAATGACGCAGACTGCAAGCATCTGTTCGATAACCGCTACGGCACGGGTCAGTCGGTTTGGGACGGCATAAACCGCACAACGAATCTGATCGTTGCAGGAAAGAACGTTGTAGTAGCAGGCTATGGCTGGTGCGGCAAGGGCGTTGCGATGAGGGCTAAAGGACTTGGCGCATCGGTAATAGTAACCGAGATAAATCCGATAAAGGCGATGGAAGCAGTTATGGACGGATTTAAGGTTATGCCTATGGTCGAGGCGGCTAAGATAGGCGACTTCTTTGTAACGGTAACAGGCTGTAACGATGTTATCGGAGAAAAGGCATTCCTTAATATGAAGGACGGGGCTATCCTTTCTAACGCAGGTCACTTTGACGTCGAGGTAAACGTTGCGAAGCTGAAGGAAATGGCTGTTGAAACGGGCGTTGCAAGAAACAACATTCAGTACTACAAGCTGGCAAACGGCAACAGGATAAATGTTATTGCCGAGGGCAGACTTGTAAACCTTGCCGCAGGCGACGGTCACCCCGCAGAAATAATGGATATGAGCTTTGCTATACAGGCACTGTCAGCCGCATATCTTGTGAAGAACAAGGACAAGCTGAAAGCCGGCGAAAAGATGACGGTAAACGTTCCTGCCGAAGTTGATAAGGAGGTTGCCGAGAGAAAGCTCAGATACTGGGGCATTACCATTGATAAGCTGACTGAGGAACAGGAAAAGTATCTCGGCAGCTGGGAAGTGTAA
- a CDS encoding class I SAM-dependent methyltransferase — translation MFWDNVAGVYDIFANIINRKTHEGLRTKVAEEVSKEDVVLECACGTGLLSGVIAEKCKNLVATDLSVKMLKKASKKHRAYTNIEFREGNILQIEYPDGKFDVVVAANVIHLLDKPYKALAELDRVCRIGGKIIIPTYMNKNEKGKTSGFANTVGKAGADFKRQFTYDTYMEFIKEAGYENVEYSLVEGKIPCAIAVITK, via the coding sequence ATGTTTTGGGATAATGTTGCAGGTGTTTATGACATATTTGCAAATATTATAAATAGAAAAACGCATGAGGGCTTGCGGACAAAGGTGGCTGAGGAGGTTTCGAAAGAGGATGTAGTATTAGAATGTGCATGTGGGACGGGCTTGCTCAGTGGAGTGATAGCAGAGAAGTGTAAAAATCTTGTAGCAACGGACCTCTCCGTAAAGATGCTTAAAAAAGCAAGTAAGAAACATCGTGCGTATACTAATATAGAATTCAGAGAAGGCAATATTTTACAGATTGAGTATCCGGATGGAAAATTTGATGTTGTGGTTGCAGCTAACGTAATTCACTTGTTGGATAAACCATATAAGGCATTGGCAGAATTAGACAGAGTGTGTCGCATAGGTGGAAAGATTATTATTCCTACATATATGAATAAAAATGAAAAAGGTAAAACAAGCGGATTTGCTAATACTGTGGGAAAAGCCGGAGCGGATTTTAAAAGGCAGTTTACCTATGATACATATATGGAGTTTATAAAAGAAGCCGGATATGAGAATGTGGAGTATTCATTGGTTGAAGGAAAGATTCCGTGTGCGATTGCGGTTATTACGAAATAG
- a CDS encoding GNAT family N-acetyltransferase yields the protein MWLEKQRKHALALAELAIKLWSSHTISELQSEFLDLICSDNAVCFIKYVGSKAVGFAQCQLRNDYVEGTDTSPVGYLEGIFVEEEYRHNGYAKELLSKCEKWAKEKHCTEFASDCEINNEISLQFHLSMGFEEANRIICFRKDI from the coding sequence TTGTGGTTAGAGAAGCAACGCAAGCATGCTTTAGCTTTGGCAGAATTGGCTATAAAATTGTGGTCTAGTCATACAATATCAGAATTGCAATCAGAATTTCTTGACCTTATTTGCAGTGATAACGCTGTTTGTTTCATTAAATATGTCGGTAGTAAAGCAGTAGGTTTTGCGCAATGTCAGCTTAGAAATGATTATGTTGAAGGAACAGATACATCTCCTGTTGGATATTTAGAGGGGATTTTTGTTGAGGAAGAATATAGGCATAATGGATATGCTAAAGAACTTCTTTCAAAATGCGAAAAATGGGCTAAAGAAAAACATTGTACTGAATTTGCAAGTGATTGTGAAATCAACAATGAAATAAGTTTACAATTTCATTTATCAATGGGATTTGAAGAAGCAAATCGCATTATTTGTTTTAGGAAAGATATATGA